The following are encoded in a window of Lactobacillus acidophilus genomic DNA:
- a CDS encoding YqeG family HAD IIIA-type phosphatase, which produces MSYLSTYFHVLYGRFYMLFRPKYTIDTIYNLDPRKLNEMGIKAVFSDLDNTLLAWNKFETAKEMDKLNKKLAKANIKLVVISNNNAERVGKVLNPYHIDFVAKARKPLPFAITRKREEMGLNKNQVMMVGDQLITDMQAGNLAGVETVLVKPLVETDKWNTRINRFFEKIIFFFLGLSHRVTFKENLQNG; this is translated from the coding sequence ATCTCATATCTTTCTACATACTTCCATGTTTTATATGGCAGATTTTATATGTTATTTAGACCAAAATATACAATAGATACTATTTACAATTTGGACCCTCGCAAATTAAATGAAATGGGAATAAAAGCAGTTTTTTCAGATTTAGATAATACTCTACTTGCTTGGAATAAATTTGAAACTGCAAAAGAAATGGATAAGCTAAATAAAAAACTTGCTAAGGCAAATATTAAGTTAGTTGTCATCTCTAACAATAATGCCGAACGTGTCGGTAAAGTACTTAACCCATACCACATTGATTTTGTAGCGAAGGCACGTAAGCCTTTGCCGTTTGCCATTACGCGTAAGCGAGAAGAGATGGGATTGAATAAAAATCAAGTAATGATGGTGGGAGATCAACTAATTACAGATATGCAAGCAGGTAATTTAGCTGGCGTTGAGACTGTTTTGGTTAAACCATTAGTTGAGACTGATAAGTGGAATACCCGAATTAATCGTTTCTTTGAGAAGATTATCTTTTTCTTTCTTGGTTTATCACATCGAGTAACATTTAAGGAGAATTTACAAAATGGATGA